One window from the genome of Balaenoptera musculus isolate JJ_BM4_2016_0621 chromosome 3, mBalMus1.pri.v3, whole genome shotgun sequence encodes:
- the GZMK gene encoding granzyme K encodes MTKFSSFFLCFLIAGTYITPECFNMEIIGGREASPHSRPFMASMQHGGNHICGGVLIDPQWVLTAARCHSRFAKDQSSKVVLGAHSLSKNEASKQTFEIKRFIRFPRFTSDPKSNDIMLVQLHTAAKLNKHVQLLHPRAKNDITAGTKCQVIGWGATDPECFRPSDTLREVTVTVISRKVCNSRSYYNHDPIITKNMICAGDARGQKDSCQGDSGGPLICKGAFHALVSGGHKCGDAKKPGIYILLTWKYQAWIKSNLAPSHAN; translated from the exons ATGactaagttttcttctttttttctatgtttcCTAATAGCTGGGACTTACATAACTCCAGAGT GTTTCAACATGGAGATTATCGGAGGGAGAGAAGCGTCCCCGCATTCCAGGCCATTTATGGCTTCCATGCAGCATGGCGGCAATCACATTTGCGGGGGGGTGCTGATTGATCCGCAGTGGGTGCTGACAGCAGCCCGTTGCCACTCTAG GTTTGCCAAAGAccagtcttccaaagtggttttagGAGCACACTCTCTCTCAAAGAATGAGGCCTCCAAACAAACATTTGAGATTAAAAGATTCATACGATTCCCAAGATTTACATCAGATCCTAAATCAAATGATATTATGCTGGTTCAG CTTCACACGGCCGCAAAACTCAACAAACATGTCCAACTGCTCCACCCCAGAGCCAAAAATGATATTACAGCTGGAACAAAATGCCAGGTTATTGGCTGGGGAGCCACTGACCCAGAATGTTTTAGGCCCTCTGATACCCTGCGAGAAGTCACTGTTACTGTCATAAGTCGAAAAGTTTGCAACAGCCGAAGTTATTACAACCACGACCCTATTATAACTAAAAACATGATATGTGCAGGAGACGCCAGAGGCCAGAAGGATTCCTGCCAG ggTGACTCAGGGGGCCCCTTGATCTGCAAAGGTGCCTTCCACGCCCTAGTCTCTGGAGGTCATAAATGTGGTGATGCCAAGAAACCTGGAATCTACATCCTATTAACCTGGAAATACCAGGCTTGGATCAAAAGCAACTTGGCCCCATCTCATGCAAACTAA